A region from the Mesomycoplasma hyopneumoniae J genome encodes:
- a CDS encoding ATP-binding cassette domain-containing protein gives MKIKAKNIVKIYDQKLPSELKALDKVTTEINQGEFIAIIGQTGSGKTTFIQHMNALLLPDQGEIEYLYFDSKNQEKKLVVQKPRFFRKKLKFINEIRRRVGVVFQFAEYQLFEQTIEKDIIFGAVSMGTPKNEAKKIAAEIIELVGLDQSFLQKSPFELSGGQKRRVAIAGILAMDPDIIFFDEPTAGLDPQGTLKMLEILDTLYKKGKTIILATHDLDSVLEWTKRCIFFKDGRIIYDGDTYSILANNKFLIENKMLPTNLLNFREKLIKIGYPISNVRSVSELISEINMLIQKETNAD, from the coding sequence ATGAAAATTAAAGCAAAAAACATCGTAAAAATTTATGATCAAAAATTACCATCAGAATTAAAAGCCCTTGATAAAGTAACTACTGAAATAAATCAGGGCGAGTTTATTGCAATTATTGGCCAAACTGGTTCAGGAAAAACAACTTTTATTCAGCATATGAATGCACTTTTGCTACCAGATCAAGGCGAAATTGAGTATCTCTATTTTGATTCAAAAAATCAAGAAAAAAAATTAGTTGTTCAAAAACCGCGTTTTTTTAGAAAAAAACTAAAATTTATTAATGAAATTCGTCGGCGTGTGGGCGTCGTTTTTCAGTTTGCTGAATATCAGCTTTTTGAGCAAACAATTGAAAAAGACATCATATTTGGGGCTGTTTCAATGGGAACTCCAAAAAATGAGGCAAAAAAAATTGCCGCAGAAATAATTGAATTAGTTGGTCTTGATCAAAGTTTTTTACAAAAATCACCTTTTGAACTTTCAGGTGGCCAGAAACGCCGAGTTGCAATTGCCGGAATTTTAGCAATGGATCCTGATATTATTTTTTTTGATGAACCCACGGCCGGACTTGATCCCCAAGGAACGCTAAAAATGCTTGAAATTCTTGATACTTTATATAAAAAGGGCAAGACAATCATTCTGGCAACTCATGATCTTGATAGTGTTTTAGAATGAACAAAACGTTGTATTTTTTTTAAAGATGGTAGAATTATTTATGATGGTGATACTTATTCAATTTTAGCAAATAATAAATTTTTAATTGAAAATAAGATGTTACCAACTAATTTACTCAATTTTCGCGAAAAATTAATCAAAATTGGTTATCCAATTTCTAATGTTAGATCAGTATCTGAGTTAATCAGTGAAATTAATATGCTAATTCAAAAGGAAACAAATGCAGATTAG
- a CDS encoding energy-coupling factor transporter ATPase, producing MIKVSDVCFSYTNNMDQLVLKNINVVFEKGKYYAILGHNGSGKSTFSKILSGIFKPQKGSIEVDGVLLNKENLTKIRKKIGIIFQNPDNQFVGATVEDDIAFSLENINEDPKKMSQIIANLAAKVQMESYLDREPQFLSGGQKQKVAIASVLALNPEIIIFDEITSMLDPRGKYDVVKILDDLRKDKTKTLISITHNMNEAILADEIIVFANGGIIAQGDPKLILNDKNIIEKAKIDSPFIYKISSALKLVSPTYDENELLEQLWKLKQKTS from the coding sequence ATGATAAAAGTTTCCGATGTTTGCTTTAGTTATACAAACAACATGGACCAGCTTGTGCTGAAAAATATTAATGTTGTTTTTGAAAAAGGTAAATATTATGCAATTCTAGGGCATAATGGTTCAGGAAAATCAACGTTTTCTAAGATTCTTTCAGGAATTTTTAAACCTCAAAAAGGTAGTATTGAAGTTGATGGAGTTTTACTAAATAAGGAAAATTTAACGAAAATTAGGAAAAAAATTGGTATAATTTTTCAAAACCCAGATAATCAATTTGTTGGGGCAACGGTTGAAGATGACATCGCTTTCAGTTTGGAAAACATTAATGAGGATCCAAAAAAAATGAGTCAAATAATCGCAAATTTAGCTGCAAAAGTGCAAATGGAGTCATATTTAGACCGTGAGCCACAATTTTTATCTGGGGGCCAAAAGCAAAAAGTAGCAATTGCATCAGTTTTAGCACTAAATCCTGAGATTATAATTTTTGATGAAATAACTTCAATGCTTGATCCCAGAGGTAAATATGATGTTGTTAAAATTCTTGATGATCTAAGAAAAGATAAAACAAAAACTTTAATTTCAATCACCCACAATATGAATGAAGCAATTTTAGCTGATGAAATTATTGTTTTTGCAAATGGGGGAATTATCGCTCAGGGGGATCCAAAATTAATTTTAAATGATAAAAATATCATCGAAAAAGCGAAAATTGACTCCCCATTTATCTATAAAATTTCCAGCGCACTTAAATTAGTTAGTCCAACTTATGACGAAAATGAATTGCTAGAGCAACTATGAAAATTAAAGCAAAAAACATCGTAA
- a CDS encoding toprim domain-containing protein: MIKETFKNLAEDLRKIPGISKKQAMRILSFLVDVPIEKIENFVRAIYDLKKNTQYCEKCGYLNTNPVCEICLDFQRSFKILVVENTEMIAKFEEYGKYDGQYFVFGKYDIKNLENHNAQIKKLADLAANKSEIILGLSSTMEGLIFANYLAKHEFLSGLKITRLATGIPFGAIIDYIDNITLDQALKNRQEMEK, from the coding sequence ATGATCAAAGAAACATTTAAAAATCTTGCTGAGGATCTAAGAAAAATCCCGGGAATTTCCAAAAAACAAGCAATGCGAATTTTGTCTTTTTTGGTTGATGTTCCAATTGAAAAAATTGAAAATTTTGTTAGAGCAATTTATGATTTAAAAAAAAACACACAATATTGTGAAAAATGTGGGTATTTAAATACTAATCCAGTTTGTGAAATATGCCTTGATTTCCAACGGTCTTTTAAAATTTTAGTAGTTGAAAATACCGAAATGATTGCTAAATTTGAAGAATATGGAAAATATGATGGTCAATATTTTGTTTTTGGTAAATATGATATTAAAAATTTAGAAAATCATAATGCCCAAATTAAAAAATTAGCTGATTTAGCCGCTAATAAAAGTGAGATAATTCTTGGTTTATCTTCGACAATGGAGGGACTGATTTTTGCAAATTATCTCGCAAAACACGAGTTTTTATCCGGCCTTAAAATTACTCGGCTTGCAACTGGAATTCCATTTGGAGCAATAATTGATTATATCGATAATATCACCTTAGATCAAGCGCTTAAAAATCGACAAGAAATGGAAAAATAA
- the hpt gene encoding hypoxanthine phosphoribosyltransferase — MINKHISQILYNRDQIKARIAEIGKWINETYKDSNEIVFIGVLKGSLIFLTELIQSVDVDSMVDFVIAKSYFGGSESTGELKVITDIDIQIQNKDVILIDDILDSGITLSKIRDHLKLKNPKSLRVITLFDKKVKRKYDIQADVSGFVVPDAFLVGYGLDYQDKYRNWPFVAIFDPNK, encoded by the coding sequence ATGATTAATAAACATATAAGTCAAATTCTCTATAACCGTGATCAAATTAAAGCGAGAATTGCTGAAATCGGGAAGTGGATAAATGAAACTTATAAAGATTCTAATGAAATTGTTTTTATAGGTGTGCTTAAAGGTTCGCTAATTTTTTTAACTGAATTAATTCAGAGTGTAGATGTGGATTCAATGGTTGATTTTGTGATTGCAAAATCATATTTTGGTGGGTCAGAATCAACTGGTGAATTAAAAGTTATTACAGATATTGATATTCAAATCCAAAATAAAGATGTAATTTTAATTGATGACATTCTTGATTCAGGGATAACATTATCAAAAATTAGGGATCATTTAAAATTAAAAAACCCAAAATCCTTAAGGGTTATTACTCTTTTTGATAAAAAGGTAAAAAGAAAATACGATATTCAAGCAGATGTTTCTGGCTTTGTAGTTCCGGATGCTTTTCTTGTTGGATATGGTCTTGATTATCAGGATAAATATCGTAATTGACCTTTTGTAGCTATTTTTGATCCTAATAAATAG
- a CDS encoding DNA polymerase III subunit delta', whose product MQADQNNWSSFLYNLDKNGKIPHAILLISNYPNLLDSKINEFLEIFEHKYEIFLYDIFDKNLSKQEFLEDINKLYFSTFADSQSKIFILKNIEKTHISLLNSLLKILEDPPKSTYFLLIAKSQNLVIPTIVSRCQVFWFTEFDRQKDLKKKLDQWKKTPYNSVYAKIFSNFETAITSIAKISENDLVKFESLFNNLAKKKFEFLIFLNNILTKENALILVKMLIFYSKSIFLNKPKKNSKNSRKETFMPENFKKITKVMQSSHKFLTTLDQNENFNVQKSAFLVRLNIIL is encoded by the coding sequence ATGCAAGCTGACCAAAATAATTGAAGTAGTTTTCTTTATAATCTTGATAAAAACGGTAAAATTCCTCATGCCATTTTACTAATTTCAAATTATCCTAACTTATTAGATAGTAAAATTAACGAGTTTCTTGAAATTTTTGAACATAAATACGAAATTTTCCTATATGATATTTTCGATAAAAATCTTTCAAAGCAAGAATTTCTTGAAGATATTAATAAATTATATTTTAGCACTTTTGCAGATTCTCAGTCAAAAATTTTCATCCTAAAAAATATTGAAAAAACACATATATCCTTGTTAAATTCGCTTTTGAAAATTCTTGAAGATCCACCAAAGTCAACTTATTTTTTATTAATTGCCAAGTCACAAAATTTAGTTATTCCAACAATTGTTTCGCGTTGTCAAGTTTTTTGATTTACTGAATTTGACCGCCAAAAAGATCTTAAAAAAAAATTAGATCAGTGGAAAAAAACGCCATACAATTCGGTTTATGCAAAAATTTTTTCAAATTTTGAAACTGCAATTACTTCAATTGCGAAAATTAGTGAAAATGATTTGGTAAAATTTGAGTCCTTATTTAATAATCTGGCTAAAAAAAAATTTGAATTTTTAATTTTTCTGAATAACATTTTAACAAAAGAAAATGCGCTGATTTTGGTTAAAATGTTAATTTTTTATTCTAAATCAATTTTTTTGAATAAACCGAAAAAAAATTCAAAAAATTCAAGAAAAGAAACATTTATGCCAGAAAATTTCAAAAAAATAACTAAAGTAATGCAGTCCTCACACAAATTTTTAACTACCTTAGATCAGAACGAAAATTTTAATGTTCAAAAATCCGCATTTTTAGTACGGTTGAACATTATTTTATAA
- the rsmI gene encoding 16S rRNA (cytidine(1402)-2'-O)-methyltransferase, which yields MSAKITVLATPIGNLKDISLRGIEALREAELILCEDSRVSRKLLNFLEIYDKKLISYHKFNENSVISKISPLIFSGKKVLLISDAGSPLVSDPGQFLINWAHKNEIDVDFLPGPCAFVSAFVLSGFDSPLIFMGFFNSRKQQIIKQITIFKPNFSYIFYISPHKLINILEVIKEIYGDNIEIFLVKEMTKLHQKYFFGTPISIINQLKDSLKGEFTMVLRLKNEKDLQIKKKKNKYQKFSKNNV from the coding sequence ATGTCAGCAAAAATTACTGTTTTAGCCACCCCAATTGGAAATTTAAAGGACATCAGTCTCCGCGGAATTGAGGCCTTACGTGAAGCCGAACTAATTTTATGCGAGGATTCACGGGTTTCGCGAAAATTATTAAATTTTTTAGAAATTTATGATAAAAAACTTATTTCTTATCATAAATTTAACGAAAATTCTGTTATTTCAAAAATTTCGCCGTTAATTTTTTCGGGAAAGAAGGTCTTATTAATTTCAGATGCAGGTTCTCCCTTAGTTAGTGATCCAGGGCAATTTTTAATAAACTGAGCACATAAAAATGAAATTGATGTTGATTTTTTGCCAGGACCTTGCGCATTTGTTTCTGCTTTTGTCCTTTCCGGTTTTGATTCACCTCTGATTTTTATGGGTTTTTTTAATTCACGAAAACAACAAATAATTAAGCAAATAACTATTTTTAAGCCAAATTTTAGTTATATTTTTTATATTTCACCGCATAAATTAATTAATATTCTGGAAGTAATTAAAGAAATTTATGGTGATAATATTGAAATATTTTTGGTAAAGGAGATGACAAAATTACACCAAAAATATTTTTTTGGCACACCAATTTCTATAATTAATCAGCTAAAAGACTCATTAAAAGGCGAATTTACAATGGTTTTGCGGCTAAAAAATGAGAAGGATTTGCAGATAAAAAAAAAGAAAAATAAATATCAAAAATTTTCTAAAAATAATGTATAA
- the tmk gene encoding dTMP kinase, with protein MFISFEGIDASGKSTVMDLFAKYLKIKFPEKEIVTTFEPGGKNLKEALQIREFLLSKNNQISPYVEMLLFATARRIHLERLIWPALKAGKIVLCDRYIDSSIAYQGFGNGLDIDLVTSLNSLISENTFPDLTIFLDIKISKAFERMGIFRDHNRDRLENRGVEFYEKVINGYEFLAKKNKNFFKIDGNGTYDEVLDLIIDFFEKYYASWPK; from the coding sequence ATGTTTATTAGTTTTGAAGGAATTGATGCAAGCGGAAAATCAACCGTGATGGACTTATTTGCAAAGTATTTAAAAATCAAATTTCCCGAAAAAGAGATTGTTACTACTTTTGAACCAGGAGGCAAAAATTTAAAAGAGGCGCTGCAGATCCGTGAATTTTTACTAAGTAAGAATAATCAAATCAGCCCTTATGTAGAAATGCTTTTATTTGCAACCGCAAGACGAATTCATCTAGAAAGACTAATTTGGCCCGCACTAAAAGCAGGAAAAATTGTTCTTTGTGATCGCTATATTGATTCCTCGATTGCCTATCAAGGTTTTGGAAATGGTCTTGATATTGATTTAGTTACTAGTTTAAATAGTTTGATATCTGAGAATACTTTTCCTGATTTGACAATTTTTTTAGATATTAAAATTTCAAAAGCCTTTGAAAGAATGGGCATTTTTCGCGATCATAATCGTGATCGCCTGGAGAATAGAGGTGTTGAATTCTATGAAAAGGTGATTAATGGTTATGAATTTTTGGCTAAAAAAAATAAAAATTTTTTTAAAATTGATGGAAATGGTACTTATGATGAAGTTTTAGACCTCATAATTGATTTTTTTGAGAAATATTATGCAAGCTGACCAAAATAA
- a CDS encoding YbaB/EbfC family nucleoid-associated protein, whose product MNFQKLLKQAQKIQKDQKVKKNALAKMDFDFENQGISLTITGDFELKKIKISPILVDKDDIETLEDLLSITLNQALLKIKEENEKISDYPNQV is encoded by the coding sequence ATGAATTTTCAAAAATTATTAAAACAAGCACAAAAAATCCAAAAAGATCAAAAAGTTAAAAAAAATGCACTTGCAAAAATGGACTTTGACTTTGAAAATCAAGGAATTTCATTAACAATTACCGGTGATTTTGAACTAAAAAAAATAAAAATTTCACCAATTTTAGTAGATAAAGACGATATTGAAACATTAGAAGATTTACTATCAATTACATTAAATCAAGCATTATTGAAAATTAAAGAAGAAAACGAAAAAATAAGCGATTATCCAAATCAAGTTTAA